The Vitis riparia cultivar Riparia Gloire de Montpellier isolate 1030 chromosome 3, EGFV_Vit.rip_1.0, whole genome shotgun sequence genome includes a region encoding these proteins:
- the LOC117911572 gene encoding uncharacterized protein LOC117911572, producing MENYTYTSYADSGESSPRSRELEFENSGAASWEDQPLHQPSKVKFMCSYGGKIQPRPHDNQLSYTGGETKILSVDRSIKFSSLINKLCVLCEADVCFKYQLPGEDLDALISVTNDDDLEHMMHEYDRLCRPSAKPARLRLFLFPATPPSVGSGDMKTERERFFEAMNSGPIQSVDATSPPATAPPSNVDFLFGLDKGVPPPAPVAKLPVPVPEPPVPAEIPSLVNPGGDGRVFAADLGVNQAEIQRQIQDLQRLQISAQEQGAYQRKSDDNMYGGYAGDYYVQKMPEKAPPQSTIPATVPATYWQEKRAPGGGFPGGVPATPGLQEQPVYMIPAPASVYHTPVARPVTGQSGQGYYAMRMGPDVYREQTPMYSVMQQPPVQATMPAPAPKLPNYSEGLGMGRPSGVGVADTGYTQVAYDSQGRQVYYTAPGGVVAPYQTMAAVSTTSGPLNQESGKVTAAKLSQASV from the coding sequence ATGGAGAACTACACTTATACCTCCTATGCGGACTCCGGCGAGTCTTCGCCCAGATCCAGGGAGCTGGAGTTTGAAAACAGTGGCGCCGCTTCATGGGAGGACCAGCCTCTCCATCAACCTTCTAAGGTCAAGTTCATGTGCAGCTATGGCGGCAAGATCCAACCTCGTCCCCACGATAACCAGCTCTCCTACACCGGCGGCGAGACCAAGATTCTCTCTGTTGATCGCTCCATCAAGTTCTCCTCCCTAATCAACAAGCTCTGCGTCCTCTGCGAGGCCGACGTCTGCTTCAAGTACCAGCTTCCCGGAGAGGATCTCGACGCTTTGATCTCTGTCACCAACGACGACGATCTCGAGCACATGATGCACGAGTACGACCGCTTGTGTAGGCCGTCGGCCAAACCCGCCAGGCTGAGGTTGTTCCTTTTTCCCGCCACTCCGCCCAGTGTTGGCTCCGGTGACATGAAAACCGAGCGTGAGCGGTTCTTTGAGGCTATGAATTCGGGTCCGATTCAATCCGTTGACGCGACATCGCCTCCGGCAACCGCGCCGCCGAGCAATGTGGATTTTTTGTTCGGTCTGGACAAAGGGGTCCCGCCGCCTGCTCCGGTGGCGAAGTTGCCGGTTCCGGTGCCGGAGCCGCCTGTTCCGGCAGAGATTCCGTCCTTGGTTAATCCCGGCGGTGACGGTCGGGTTTTCGCAGCCGATTTGGGGGTGAACCAGGCAGAGATCCAGAGGCAAATCCAGGATCTGCAGAGACTGCAAATTTCGGCTCAAGAACAAGGCGCGTATCAGAGGAAAAGCGACGACAACATGTACGGAGGTTATGCCGGAGATTACTATGTCCAAAAAATGCCGGAAAAGGCGCCGCCACAGTCGACGATTCCAGCAACCGTTCCCGCCACATACTGGCAGGAGAAACGTGCCCCTGGCGGGGGCTTTCCGGGGGGTGTGCCAGCGACGCCAGGACTACAGGAACAACCGGTGTACATGATTCCTGCTCCGGCGAGCGTCTATCACACGCCAGTGGCGCGACCGGTGACTGGTCAATCCGGTCAGGGTTACTATGCGATGAGGATGGGTCCAGATGTTTACCGTGAACAGACGCCAATGTACAGCGTCATGCAGCAGCCACCTGTACAGGCTACTATGCCAGCTCCGGCGCCGAAATTACCGAATTACAGCGAAGGACTTGGAATGGGACGGCCAAGCGGAGTTGGGGTGGCGGATACGGGGTACACTCAGGTGGCGTACGATAGTCAGGGGAGGCAGGTGTACTACACTGCGCCGGGTGGTGTAGTTGCGCCGTATCAGACAATGGCGGCGGTCAGCACCACATCTGGACCGTTGAATCAAGAGAGCGGCAAGGTAACCGCGGCCAAGCTTTCACAAGCATCGGTGTGA